From Oryza sativa Japonica Group chromosome 4, ASM3414082v1, one genomic window encodes:
- the LOC4335736 gene encoding probable BOI-related E3 ubiquitin-protein ligase 2: MAVQAQYLSHASFPHDLYGLRALEGATAAGSLFLDDHGGCAPATPAAAAAGIGHTVLSDLPRSELTCNDNNGAGYGFVPRKRARLDADESAGALMAAAAAQQQRMVLPPHGLVFPGDVQSRAVGCGAASTSGRAGNAAGLSQGLLSQLYHQGVEIDALVRLESERMRAGLEEARRRHVRAVVSTVERAAAGRLRAAEAELERARCRNMELEERLRQMTAEGQAWLSVAKSHEAVAAGLRATLDQLLQSPCAALAVAGAAGAGGAEGDAEDAQSCCYETPCGGDNAGADDAASKTPAAALCKACGAGEASMLLLPCRHLCLCRGCEAAVDACPVCAATKNASLHVLLS; the protein is encoded by the exons aTGGCCGTGCAGGCGCAGTACCTCTCCCACGCCTCCTTCCCCCACGACCTCTATGGCCTCAG GGCTCTGGAgggtgcgacggcggcgggttcTTTGTTCTTGGACGACCACGGCGGGTGCGCGCCGGcgactccggcggcggccgcggctggGATAGGGCACACGGTGCTGAGCGACCTTCCCCGGAGCGAGCTTACCTGCAACGACAATAACGGCGCGGGATACGGATTCGTGCCGAGGAAGAGGGCGCGCCTGGATGCGGATGAGTCGGCCGGGGcgttgatggcggcggcggcggcgcagcagcagcgcaTGGTTCTTCCGCCCCATGGCCTTGTCTTTCCCGGGGATGTGCAGAGCAGGGCGGTGGGTTGCGGCGCCGCGTCCACCAGCGGGAGGGCTGGCAATGCCGCCGGCCTCTCGCAGGGGCTCCTGTCTCAGCTCTATCATCAGGGTGTCGAGATCGACGCGCTCGTGCGACTCGAG AGCGAGCGGATGCGTGCGGGGCTCGAGGAGGCTCGCCGGCGTCACGTACGGGCGGTGGTGTCCACCGTCGAGCGCGCCGCGGCCGGGCGTCTCCGTGCCGCGGAGGCCGAGCTCGAGCGCGCGCGGTGCCGCAACATGGAGCTCGAGGAGAGGCTGCGCCAGATGACCGCCGAGGGGCAGGCGTGGCTCAGCGTCGCCAAGAGCCACGAGGCCGTCGCCGCGGGGCTCCGCGCCACCCTGGATCAGCTCCTCCAGTCACCCTGCGCCGCCCTTGCCGTTgccggcgcggccggcgccggtggcgccgAGGGCGACGCCGAGGACGCGCAGTCCTGCTGCTACGAGACCCCGTGCGGTGGCGACAACGCCGGCGCGGATGACGCGGCGTCCAagacccccgccgccgcgctctgcaAGGcgtgcggcgccggcgaggcgtcCATGCTGCTGCTCCCGTGCCGGCACCTCTGCCTGTGCCGCGGCTgcgaggccgccgtcgacgcctgCCCGGTGTGCGCGGCCACCAAGAACGCCTCGCTCCATGTCCTGCTGTCCTGA
- the LOC4335737 gene encoding probable alpha-amylase 2 isoform X2, with translation MGQMVSDENFEEQAARNGGIIKHGREILFQAFNWESHKHNWWSNLEEKVVDLAQSGFTSAWLPPPTQSLSPEGYLPQNLYCLDSCYGSLHDLQALLRKMKEHNVRAMADVVINHRVGTTQGSNGMYNRYDGIPVSWDEHAVTSCSGGKGNESTGDNFDGVPNIDHTQPFVRKDIIDWLIWLRESIGFQDFRFDFTKGYAAKFVKEYIEQSKPLFAVGEYWDSCEYSPPDYRLNYNQDKHRQRIINWMDSTGGLCAAFDFTTKGILQEAVKGELWRLRDPEGKPPGVMGWWPSRSVTFVENHDTGSTQGHWPFPSDHIMEGYAYILTHPGIPTVFYDHFYGKDDSFHGGIAKLMEIRKCQDIHSRSAVKILEASSDLYSAIVDDKLCMKIGDGSWCPSGPEWKLAASGDRYAVWHK, from the exons ATGGGCCAGATG GTTTcggatgaaaattttgaagagCAGGCCGCTCGTAATG GTGGAATTATCAAGCACGGAAGGGAAATCCTGTTCCAG GCTTTTAACTGGGAATCCCATAAGCACAACTGGTGGAGcaatttggaggaaaaagttGTTGACCTAGCACAATCGGGGTTTACATCAGCGTGGCTGCCTCCACCAACACAGTCATTATCTCCAGAAG GCTATCTGCCGCAGAACCTGTACTGCCTCGACTCTTGTTATGGTTCCCTCCATGACCTACAAGCATTGCTTCGGAAAATGAAAGAACACAATGTAAGAGCTATGGCAGATGTTGTTATTAACCATCGAGTTGGGACTACTCAAGGATCGAATGGGATGTATAATCGTTATGATGGTATCCCAGTATCATGGGATGAACATGCTGTTACATCTTGTTCTGGTGGAAAG GGCAACGAAAGTACCGGTGATAACTTCGATGGGGTTCCCAACATAGACCATACACAGCCATTTGTACGGAAGGATATTATTGACTGGTTGATCTGGCTTCGAGAAAGCATTGGTTTTCAAGATTTCCGCTTTGATTTCACGAAAGG TTATGCAGCGAAGTTTGTGAAAGAATACATTGAGCAATCAAAGCCTCTTTTTGCGGTGGGGGAATACTGGGATAGCTGTGAATATAGCCCCCCTGATTACCGTTTGAACTACAATCAGG ATAAACACAGGCAGAGAATTATCAATTGGATGGATAGCACTGGAGGACTTTGTGCTGCATTTGATTTCACAACAAAGGGTATTCTTCAG GAAGCTGTCAAAGGTGAGTTGTGGCGTTTGCGTGACCCTGAAGGAAAGCCGCCTGGTGTCATGGGCTGGTGGCCTTCGAGATCAGTCACATTTGTTGAAAATCATGACACAGGATCCACTCAG GGTCATTGGCCATTCCCATCTGATCATATCATGGAG GGATATGCTTATATACTTACTCATCCTGGCATCCCCACGGTGTTCTACGATCATTTCTATGGCAAAGATGATTCCTTCCATGGTGGAATTGCAAAACTG ATGGAGATCAGGAAATGCCAGGACATACATAGCCGCTCCGCAGTCAAAATCTTGGAGGCCAGCTCAGATCTGTACTCTGCAATCGTTGACGATAAGTTGTGCATGAAGATCGGGGACGGCTCCTGGTGCCCGAGCGGCCCAGAGTGGAAGCTGGCGGCCTCTGGTGACAGATATGCTGTTTGGCACAAGTAG
- the LOC4335737 gene encoding probable alpha-amylase 2 isoform X1: MGQMVSDENFEEQAARNGGIIKHGREILFQAFNWESHKHNWWSNLEEKVVDLAQSGFTSAWLPPPTQSLSPEGYLPQNLYCLDSCYGSLHDLQALLRKMKEHNVRAMADVVINHRVGTTQGSNGMYNRYDGIPVSWDEHAVTSCSGGKGNESTGDNFDGVPNIDHTQPFVRKDIIDWLIWLRESIGFQDFRFDFTKGYAAKFVKEYIEQSKPLFAVGEYWDSCEYSPPDYRLNYNQADKHRQRIINWMDSTGGLCAAFDFTTKGILQEAVKGELWRLRDPEGKPPGVMGWWPSRSVTFVENHDTGSTQGHWPFPSDHIMEGYAYILTHPGIPTVFYDHFYGKDDSFHGGIAKLMEIRKCQDIHSRSAVKILEASSDLYSAIVDDKLCMKIGDGSWCPSGPEWKLAASGDRYAVWHK, from the exons ATGGGCCAGATG GTTTcggatgaaaattttgaagagCAGGCCGCTCGTAATG GTGGAATTATCAAGCACGGAAGGGAAATCCTGTTCCAG GCTTTTAACTGGGAATCCCATAAGCACAACTGGTGGAGcaatttggaggaaaaagttGTTGACCTAGCACAATCGGGGTTTACATCAGCGTGGCTGCCTCCACCAACACAGTCATTATCTCCAGAAG GCTATCTGCCGCAGAACCTGTACTGCCTCGACTCTTGTTATGGTTCCCTCCATGACCTACAAGCATTGCTTCGGAAAATGAAAGAACACAATGTAAGAGCTATGGCAGATGTTGTTATTAACCATCGAGTTGGGACTACTCAAGGATCGAATGGGATGTATAATCGTTATGATGGTATCCCAGTATCATGGGATGAACATGCTGTTACATCTTGTTCTGGTGGAAAG GGCAACGAAAGTACCGGTGATAACTTCGATGGGGTTCCCAACATAGACCATACACAGCCATTTGTACGGAAGGATATTATTGACTGGTTGATCTGGCTTCGAGAAAGCATTGGTTTTCAAGATTTCCGCTTTGATTTCACGAAAGG TTATGCAGCGAAGTTTGTGAAAGAATACATTGAGCAATCAAAGCCTCTTTTTGCGGTGGGGGAATACTGGGATAGCTGTGAATATAGCCCCCCTGATTACCGTTTGAACTACAATCAGG caGATAAACACAGGCAGAGAATTATCAATTGGATGGATAGCACTGGAGGACTTTGTGCTGCATTTGATTTCACAACAAAGGGTATTCTTCAG GAAGCTGTCAAAGGTGAGTTGTGGCGTTTGCGTGACCCTGAAGGAAAGCCGCCTGGTGTCATGGGCTGGTGGCCTTCGAGATCAGTCACATTTGTTGAAAATCATGACACAGGATCCACTCAG GGTCATTGGCCATTCCCATCTGATCATATCATGGAG GGATATGCTTATATACTTACTCATCCTGGCATCCCCACGGTGTTCTACGATCATTTCTATGGCAAAGATGATTCCTTCCATGGTGGAATTGCAAAACTG ATGGAGATCAGGAAATGCCAGGACATACATAGCCGCTCCGCAGTCAAAATCTTGGAGGCCAGCTCAGATCTGTACTCTGCAATCGTTGACGATAAGTTGTGCATGAAGATCGGGGACGGCTCCTGGTGCCCGAGCGGCCCAGAGTGGAAGCTGGCGGCCTCTGGTGACAGATATGCTGTTTGGCACAAGTAG
- the LOC4335738 gene encoding uncharacterized protein gives MEAEPPPENRHDDHHPSTSGGGLGYFHLRLLCPAAPLLLLLRSDRLYSLSLSRRRGPRLRLLASPRRRHGRRRRALLLSTSGCALRLTHRSSSADAVRVNGRPLLRGGCPADLAVGDEVSLLRRGTRYGFLVEKFVSCERPKLAAAEPCGEVLVLRAESLRKRLRAISESHDPLSFLRDSHCVENGSDDVRVKKAREEDVFLPLNLNAPIDPVAVEGLLREDCNLGQGKLEHCTDSAIAKNETDELIQRSKGSCDGNTEQKEYSNENTEQQHNENEGCYSDGSTFFLNRLIGIGSDMRVEQRSGVTLPQLLHPMDSLERVFIATFTSDVSWFLDYCKVPQNLPVTIACHNKERCWSASRESRTAAPFGSYPNLLLVYPQFPEEIAFGKDRKKQGVACHHPKLLVLQRKDSMRVIVTSANLVPRQWHLITNTVWWQDFPCRTSTDYSALFSKVEESKSDFATQLVSFIAFLINEVPSQSYWINEIAKYNFEGAAGYLIASVPGIYARNPHYLESNYCLSRKQILHTKSAHRMFLGSVQTSVVGLSHRFHIPSDAGSKLKALSVLLSKCHVNMHGTTEVILKRNTNIPADANAVSVLVADLDKFTEEDSVHLGFLPREVAKWVSPLSDLGFFTFSGFIYPREALEAAYGATNTKVQLLLYVSKGPEFSQISRLIQDEHFPLLCSLVASLKRSLGLWRLEEVLSHFKWPETLETDFFYSASSIGTSINPQFIASFASAAGKRCNQDLDSEESDPEWGCWTANHELKKPSINLLFPTIDRVKNGACGIQLSRHLLSLPERTWQRLRSTGIFRDAIPHPYERIGHPMHVKVAQRRFESRLGRHSFGWTYCGSHNFSPAAWGQQLPPPKANPTEARAVSSGPRLHICNYELGIILIIPPSAMSKQISGRRHEINDIVLPFVVPPPQYKLGDRPATSLAMREAMAEARILQSNDLVLDLSQDTDEDIPDEDDEHVIELSDCSPEEKEEEKIYAETLWEQVDSSQRPGWPVKLKSRCFG, from the exons atggaggcggagccgccgccggagaaccGCCACGACGACCACCACCCCTCCACTTCCGGCGGAGGCCTGGGCTActtccacctccgcctcctctgccCCGCCGcgccactcctcctcctcctccgctccgacCGCCTctactccctctccctctcccgccgccgcggcccccgcctccgcctcctcgcctcccctcgccgccgccacggccggcgacggcgggcccTCCTCCTCAGCACATCGGGCTGCGCCCTCCGCCTCACCCACCGCTCCTCCAGCGCCGACGCCGTGCGCGTCAACGGCCGGCCCCTCCTCCGCGGTGGGTGCCCGGCCGATCtggccgtcggcgacgaggtctCGCTACTCCGCCGTGGCACCAGGTATGGATTCTTGGTGGAGAAATTCGTCTCCTGCGAACGGCCCAaattggcggcggcggagccctgCGGGGAGGTTCTTGTGCTGCGGGCCGAGTCGCTCCGGAAGCGGCTGAGGGCGATCTCGGAGAGTCAtgatcctctctctttcttgagGGATTCACATTGTGTGGAGAACGGCAGCGATGATGTTAGGGTGAAAAAGGCGAGAGAAGAAGATGTTTTCTTGCCCCTGAACCTGAATGCTCCAATTGACCCTGTTGCCGTGGAGGGTTTACTGCGAGAAGACTGTAATCTTGGCCAGGGGAAATTGGAGCACTGCACTGATTCAGCAATTGCAAAAAATGAAACTGATGAATTGATTCAACGGAGCAAGGGGTCCTGCGATGGCAATACAGAGCAGAAGGAATACAGCAATGAGAACACAGAGCAGCAGCACAATGAGAATGAGGGTTGCTATTCAGATGGGAGCACATTCTTCCTGAATCGCCTCATTGGTATTGGGTCTGATATGAGGGTGGAGCAACGGAGTGGAGTGACACTTCCACAGCTTCTGCATCCCATGGATAGCTTGGAGCGAGTATTTATCGCAACATTCACCTCCGATGTTTCCTG GTTTCTGGATTACTGTAAGGTTCCACAGAACCTGCCGGTGACGATAGCATGCCACAACAAGGAGAGGTGCTGGAGTGCGAGTCGCGAAAGTAGAACCGCTGCCCCTTTCGGAAGTTATCCTAACCTACTATTAGT TTACCCCCAATTCCCAGAGGAGATAGCATTTGGAAAGGATAGGAAGAAGCAAGGAGTGGCATGCCACCATCCAAAGCTCTTAGTGCTACAGAGGAAAGACAGCATGCGTGTCATTGTCACTTCAGCTAACTTAGTACCTAGGCAG TGGCATCTCATAACAAACACGGTGTGGTGGCAAGATTTCCCTTGTAGGACATCCACAGATTATTCAGCTCTTTTTAGTAAAGTTGAGGAATCAAAATCAGATTTCGCTACTCAATTAGTTTCATTCATAGCATTCCTTATCAATGAAGTTCCTAGCCAATCATATTGGATAAATGAGATAGCCAAGTATAATTTTGAAGGAGCTGCTGGATACCTCATTGCTTCCGTTCCAGGGATATATGCACGCAATCCTCACTATCTGGAGTCCAATTATTGCCTTTCA AGAAAACAGATATTACACACCAAATCGGCACATAGGATGTTTCTTGGTTCTGTCCAAACATCCGTAGTTGGTCTGTCCCATCGGTTTCATATACCATCTGATGCTGGTTCTAAACTGAAAGCCCTGTCTGTACTTCTTAGTAAATGCCATGTGAACATGCATGGAACTACAGAAGTGATCTTGAAGAGGAATACAAATATACCTGCAGATGCTAATGCTGTGAGTGTCCTAGTTGCTGATCTGGATAAATTTACCGAGGAAG ATTCAGTCCATCTTGGTTTCCTGCCTAGAGAGGTTGCAAAGTGGGTATCTCCCCTCAGTGACTTGGGGTTCTTCACATTTTCTGGATTTATCTACCCCAGAGAAGCCCTGGAAGCTGCATATGGAGCAACTAACACAAAAGTGCAGTTGCTTCTCTATGTATCAAAG GGTCCAGAGTTTTCTCAAATTTCAAGACTGATCCAGGATGAACATTTTCCTCTTCTGTGCTCATTAGTAGCATCCTTAAAGCGGTCCCTTGGACTTTGGCGATTAGAAGAG GTGTTGTCACATTTCAAATGGCCTGAAACACTTGAGACTGATTTTTTCTACA GTGCTTCATCCATTGGGACTTCAATTAATCCACAATTCATTGCAAGCTTTGCTTCAGCAGCTGGTAAACGATGTAATCAGGATTTGGACTCCGAAGAGTCTGATCCAGAG TGGGGTTGCTGGACAGCAAACCATGAGCTAAAGAAGCCATCTATCAATTTGTTGTTTCCAACAATTGACAGAGTGAAAAATGGGGCTTGTGGAATTCAGTTATCCAGGCATTTGCTTTCTCTTCCTGAG AGAACATGGCAAAGACTGAGATCTACTGGCATATTTCGTGACGCAATCCCACATCCATACGAGAGGATAGGGCATCCTATGCATGTCAAG GTTGCCCAGAGACGCTTCGAGTCTCGTCTAGGCAGACACTCATTCGGCTGGACTTACTGTGGGTCTCACAATTTCAGTCCAGCAGCCTGGGGACAACAACTTCCTCCACCAAAAGCAAATCCTACTGAAGCCAGAGCCGTTTCTTCTGGTCCGAGGCTACACATTTGCAACTATGAGCTCGGCATCATCCTCATTATTCCACCATCTGCCATGTCAAAGCAGATCAGTGGAAGGAGGCACGAGATCAATGACATTGTCCTGCCATTCGTCGTCCCTCCACCGCAATATAAGCTGGGCGATAGGCCTGCGACATCGTTAGCCATGCGAGAGGCCATGGCTGAAGCTAGAATTCTGCAGAGTAACGATTTAGTACTGGACTTGTCACAGGATACAGACGAGGATATAcctgatgaagatgatgagcATGTGATTGAGCTGTCTGATTGCTCCCCTgaagagaaggaagaggagaagaTCTACGCAGAGACGCTGTGGGAGCAAGTAGACTCTTCACAAAGACCAGGCTGGCCAGTGAAGTTGAAGTCCAGATGTTTCGGATGA
- the LOC4335739 gene encoding uncharacterized protein At1g32220, chloroplastic — MSPSPLLARPPAPSSPSTYPSLPPRRCAPAVASAALRVAPATASRAPFSRLVTKRNFAASDIREDYSTPIDVVADVKTEKIVVLGGSGFVGSAICKAAVSKGIEVVSLSRSGRPSYSDPWVDQVTWLAGDVFYARWDEVLVGATAVVSTLGGFGNEEQMKRINGEANVTAVDAAKEFGIPKFILISVHDYNLPSFLLNSGYFTGKRKAESEVLSKYPTSGVVLRPGFIYGKRKVDGFEIPLDVVGQPLEKLLSSVENFTKPLSSLPASDLLLAPPVSVDDVAYAVINGVIDDSFFGVFTIEQIKEAAAKVRV; from the exons ATGTCCCCCTCGCCGCTGCTcgcccggccgccggcgccgtcgagccCGAGCACGTACCCGTCCCTCCCGCCTCGCCGGTGCGCCCCGGCTGTAGCTTCCGCGGCGCTCCGCGTGGCTCCAGCCACCGCCTCCCGAGCCCCATTCTCCAG GCTGGTGACCAAGCGGAATTTCGCTGCGTCTGATATTAGAGAAGACTACTCCACTCCGATTGACGTCGTTGCCGATGTGAAAACCGAGAAG ATTGTGGTGTTGGGAGGGAGTGGATTCGTTGGCTCTGCTATCTGCAAAGCTGCTGTCTCTAAGGGTATTGAGGTTGTGAGCCTCAGCAG GTCAGGGAGACCATCTTACTCTGATCCTTGGGTTGATCAAGTTACTTGGCTAGCAG GAGATGTTTTCTATGCAAGATGGGATGAAGTGTTAGTTGGTGCCACTGCTGTTGTGTCTACCCTTGGAGGATTCGGTAATGAAGAACAGATGAAAAGGATAAACGGTGAGGCAAATGTAACAGCAGTAGATGCTGCAAAAGAATTTG GAATCCCCAAATTCATTTTAATTTCTGTTCATGATTACAATCTTCCATCCTTTCTTCTTAACTCGGGTTACTTCACTGGTAAGAGAAAGGCTGAATCTGAAGTCCTCTCCAAATACCCAACCTCAG gTGTTGTACTGAGGCCTGGTTTCATTTATGGTAAAAGGAAAGTAGATGGTTTTGAGATACCACTCGATGTTGTAGGACAACCATTAGAAAAGCTACTTTCCTCTGTtgaaaatttcacaaaaccgcTGAGTTCATTGCCAGCTTCTGACTTACTCCTTGCACCCCCAGTGAGTGTGGATGATGTTGCCTATGCTGTGATCAATGGAGTTATAGATGACAGCTTCTTTGGTGTCTTCACGATTGAGCAAATCAAGGAAGCCGCGGCGAAAGTAAGAGTGTAA
- the LOC9271405 gene encoding probable protein phosphatase 2C 39: MVDEELFDKSSNDHSISSEEEDMLVRSYSNLNVSFGYHCNSYQCFSLDTDEYDISPNKRLETNTMMTSQNGSFTCLSGAAISANFTLANTNICKGLIGEEILPELDSPNSFRKIVSSPSMSRLDLLSTSQGSPVSTESSIFEISKNIWRSSAPTTVSSNFLTSTEIKMAGGAAGEDRVQAVCSEKNGWLICGIYDGFNGRDAADFLAVTLYDNIVYYLYLLECRIKQENGLYGSPEGSLNGVKSELTLAMRFAENEDVKFSETFRAGVLKCLTTAVEQAENDFLCMVEQEMDDRPDLVSVGSCVLVVLLHGTDLCILNLGDSRAVLASVPSSGMDKLKAVQLTEIHSLENPLEYQKLLADHPNEPSVVMGNKIKGKLKVTRAFGVGYLKQKKLNDALMGILRVRNLCSPPYVYTNPHTVSHKVTEDDLFVVLGSDGLFDFFSNDEVVQLVYQFMHDNPIGDPAKYLIEQLLLKAAKEAALTAEELMRIPVGSRRKYHDDVTIIVIILGNAQRTMTASTSL; this comes from the exons ATGGTGGATGAGGAACTGTTTGATAAGAGCTCCAATGATCACAGCATCAGTTCTGAGGAAGAAGACATGCTTGTCAGGAGTTATAGCAATCTCAACGTCAGCTTTGGATACCATTGTAATTCTTATCAGTGTTTTTCTCTAGACACTGATGAGTATGACATCTCTCCCAACAAGAGGCTTGAAACTAATACCATGATGACATCACAAAATGGATCCTTCACTTGTTTGTCTGGTGCTGCGATTAGTGCCAATTTCACGCTGGCCAATACAAACATTTGCAAGGGTCTTATCGGGGAAGAAATTTTACCAGAACTAGACTCTCCTAATTCTTTCAGAAAAATTGTTTCATCCCCATCAATGTCAAGATTGGACTTGTTATCCACCTCACAAGGCAGCCCTGTATCGACTGAGAGCTCTATATTTGAAATCAGTAAAAATATCTGGAGGTCCAGTGCCCCAACTACTGTCTCATCCAATTTTCTGACAAGTACAGAGATAAAAATGGCTGGTGGAGCTGCTGGAGAGGATAGAGTCCAAGCTGTGTGCTCTGAGAAGAATGGATGGTTGATTTGTGGAATATATGATGGATTTAATGGACGAGATGCAGCTGACTTTTTGGCAGTAACTTTATATGATAATATAGTATATTACCTATATTTGTTAGAGTGCCGGATTAAACAAGAAAATGGTCTATATGGTTCACCAGAGGGCTCTCTTAATGGTGTTAAAAGTGAGTTAACACTGGCCATGAGATTTGCAGAAAATGAAGATGTGAAATTTTCTGAAACATTTCGAGCTGGTGTGCTTAAGTGCCTCACTACTGCTGTTGAGCAAGCTGAAAATGACTTTTTATGCATGGTTGAACAAGAGATGGACGATAGACCAGATTTAGTATCAGTTGGGTCTTGTGTTCTGGTTGTGCTTCTACATGGAACAGATTTGTGCATCTTAAATCTTGGGGATAGTAGAGCTGTGCTTGCTTCAGTGCCGTCTTCAGGAATGGATAAATTGAAGGCTGTTCAATTGACTGAGATCCACTCACTTGAAAATCCATTGGAgtaccaaaaacttttagctgATCATCCTAATGAGCCATCAGTTGTGATGGGTAACAAAATAAAGGGGAAGCTGAAGGTTACTCGTGCTTTTGGAGTTGGCTATCTAAAACAG AAGAAGTTGAACGATGCACTCATGGGAATTCTCCGAGTTCGTAATTTGTGCAGCCCGCCTTATGTGTACACAAATCCTCACACAGTTAGTCATAAAGTCACAGAGGATGATTTGTTTGTTGTGCTTGGTAGTGATGGCTTATTTGATTTCTTCAGCAATGACGAAGTTGTTCAGTTGGTTTATCAATTTATGCATGATAATCCAATTGGTGATCCTGCAAAGTATCTCATTGAGCAACTTTTACTTAAAGCAGCGAAGGAAGCAG CTTTAACAGCTGAAGAATTGATGAGGATACCTGTTGGGAGCAGGAGAAAGTACCACGATGATGTTACCATCATTGTTATCATCCTTGGAAATGCTCAAAGGACAATGACAGCGTCAACTTCACTCTGA